The Rhinoraja longicauda isolate Sanriku21f chromosome 19, sRhiLon1.1, whole genome shotgun sequence genome includes a window with the following:
- the LOC144603055 gene encoding E3 ubiquitin-protein ligase TRIM39-like, whose protein sequence is MQKLQDQFIPKRRKDSKGEAGGKRRIRDEAKPLSVVDDALPIEKFHCPVSFNTAFKETSDDFKHVSVTLDVETAHPWLEVSEDRKRVRLTGTRRSLPDTGKRFTVYPCVLGSEGFTLGRHYWEVEVAGSRFWSLESPQSLWGGRATLTPGTRVWSIRRHYDWFHAFTSPPSPLPARPIPGRVGVYLSYESGTVSFYDADTKSHLHTFTGNKFT, encoded by the exons atgcagaagttgcaggatcaatttatcccaaagaggaggaaagattccaag ggagAAGCTGGtggcaagcgaag gattcgtgatgaagccaaaccactgtcggtggtagatgatgccttgccgattgaaaagtttcattgccctgtttcattcaacacggcatttaaagaaacatctgatgacttcaagcatg tctccgtcaccctggatgtggaaacagcgcatccgtggcttgaggtgtctgaggatcggaagagggtgagactgaccgggacccggaggagtctccctgacaccgggaagaggtttacagtctatccgtgtgtgctgggatcggagggattcacattggggagacattactgggaggtggaggtggcggggagtcggttcTGGAGTCTTGAGTCGCCACAGAGTCTGTGGGGAGGAAGAGCCACACTGACCCCGGGGActagagtctggagcatcaggcggcacTATGACTGGTTtcatgcattcacctcccctccatcccctctccccgcccgtcccatccccgggagggtgggagtttatctcagttacgagtccgggacagtttcattttacgacgcggacaccaagtcccatctccacaccttcactgggaataaattcacgtag